A stretch of the Aspergillus puulaauensis MK2 DNA, chromosome 6, nearly complete sequence genome encodes the following:
- a CDS encoding esterase/lipase family protein (COG:S;~EggNog:ENOG410Q252;~InterPro:IPR002918,IPR029058;~PFAM:PF12697,PF01674;~SECRETED:SignalP(1-19);~go_function: GO:0016787 - hydrolase activity [Evidence IEA];~go_process: GO:0016042 - lipid catabolic process [Evidence IEA]), producing MRLQFLALALTSIVGSASAGEINDYSCRNSNNSNPIVFLHGLGATFYEDLNFMQAWLQTQGYCTYAKTYGDYTGFPFVGGLKPIADSASEIAAYIKEVKEETGAEKVDLVGHSEGAFQSLYVPKFEDGIAEIVERVVALAPPTRGTTFIGLYNLAYILGDASRELVGKVLKLFGCPACDELGPDGDAVDKLNDGEPIVQKGIKVTVIASKYDEMVTPTTTSFVHEEGVNNVWVQDVCPADPVGHIGEAYDLNVWNLVKNALDDQPDREFFCVIGSPGK from the coding sequence ATGCGTCTCCAATTCCTCGCCTTGGCCCTCACATCCATCGTGGGCAGTGCCAGCGCCGGCGAAATAAACGACTATTCCTGCCGCAACTCAAATAACAGCAACCCCATCGTCTTCCTGCACGGGCTCGGCGCAACCTTCTACGAAGACCTCAACTTCATGCAAGCCTGGCTCCAGACGCAAGGCTACTGCACCTACGCCAAAACCTACGGCGACTACACCGGTTTTCCCTTCGTCGGCGGCTTAAAGCCCATCGCGGACTCCGCGTCCGAGATCGCCGCGTACATCAAGGAGGTCAAGGAGGAGACGGGCGCCGAGAAGGTAGATCTGGTCGGACACTCCGAGGGCGCATTCCAGTCGCTGTATGTGCCGAAGTTTGAGGACGGGATTGCGGAGATCGTTGAGCGGGTTGTGGCACttgcgccgccgacgagggGGACGACTTTTATTGGACTTTATAACTTGGCATATATCCTTGGTGATGCTTCGAGGGAGCTTGTTGGGAAGGTGCTGAAGCTTTTTGGATGTCCGGCTTGTGATGAGTTGGGGCCTGATGGTGACGCTGTGGATAAGTTGAATGATGGGGAGCCCATTGTGCAGAAGGGAATTAAGGTTACTGTTATTGCGTCAAAGTATGATGAGATGGTGACGCCGACTACAACGTCGTTTGTGCATGAGGAGGGCGTGAATAATGTCTGGGTGCAGGATGTTTGTCCTGCGGATCCGGTTGGACATATTGGGGAGGCGTACGATTTGAATGTCTGGAACTTGGTTAAGAATGCGCTGGATGATCAGCCGGATAGAGAGTTTTTTTGTGTGATCGGATCCCCGGGGAAGTAG